One genomic segment of Desulfocapsa sulfexigens DSM 10523 includes these proteins:
- the mscL gene encoding large-conductance mechanosensitive channel protein MscL: MGMMKEFKEFAVKGNVMDMAVGIIIGAAFGKIVSSFVADVIMPPIGVLVGGIDFSKLAFTIQEATGDIPAVVISYGKFIQTAVDFTIIAFTIFMIIKGINSLKRKEEEAPAEPLKPSAQEALLTEIRDLLKERV, encoded by the coding sequence ATGGGTATGATGAAAGAGTTCAAAGAATTCGCCGTGAAAGGAAATGTAATGGATATGGCAGTTGGCATCATTATTGGCGCAGCATTTGGTAAAATCGTTTCTTCCTTTGTCGCTGATGTTATTATGCCTCCAATAGGCGTACTAGTTGGTGGAATTGATTTCTCAAAGTTGGCTTTCACGATTCAAGAAGCGACGGGGGATATACCCGCTGTAGTTATCAGTTATGGAAAGTTTATTCAGACTGCGGTCGATTTCACAATTATCGCATTTACAATTTTCATGATTATCAAAGGAATAAACTCTCTTAAGCGAAAAGAAGAGGAAGCACCTGCAGAGCCTCTAAAACCCTCGGCGCAGGAAGCATTGCTTACAGAAATACGTGATTTGCTCAAAGAACGTGTATAA
- a CDS encoding radical SAM/SPASM domain-containing protein produces MLDEKGFRDNEVLGISPFVFMRREKTKVVISYLPHLELEYGVLPSPAASIFSLLDGKRTVGEVVGIISFLSGLPITDSRKQLMEVLNYITPDGKMLIRDAVGKIVKRFNPSDFIIPAQHLDMKTRLEAPISLIFQITFNCQADCIYCYACRRKVPGNYQLATSRILELIDEMGRLGTNQVNFCGGDPFCHPDVIEIIAHALKLGIVVDMSTKAFLDKQIVRRLEEVGLDYLQVSVDAANSSTGDLILGRSGQHARIIKTLENLRDTQIFTRTNSIITQHNFDQLEDIIITLRDLGICEMKFSPAFRSMNKDNNSILLGENQLLEFDDKMNWLANKYGSDGITIFHNRLPEPTMMSDQERAHYWLKDRPSCSSGRSSLIIAPDGKVSICEEVPQNGPFLVGDLTDSSLESVWNSQELKELAYPRKENFKNSSCYECDNFEFCVMVKGHCFKDTYKAYGRLFTTNPFCPKAAPLTTRLY; encoded by the coding sequence ATGCTTGATGAAAAAGGATTTAGAGACAATGAAGTATTAGGAATTTCTCCTTTTGTCTTCATGCGTCGAGAAAAAACAAAAGTTGTTATCTCCTATCTTCCTCATCTCGAACTTGAGTATGGTGTATTACCCTCCCCAGCTGCTTCAATTTTTTCACTTCTGGATGGGAAACGAACTGTTGGGGAGGTCGTAGGTATAATTTCATTCCTTTCAGGTCTGCCCATCACCGATTCCAGGAAACAGTTAATGGAGGTTTTGAATTACATCACTCCAGACGGTAAGATGCTTATTCGAGATGCAGTCGGCAAAATAGTTAAACGATTTAATCCATCGGATTTCATTATTCCAGCGCAACACCTTGACATGAAAACAAGGCTTGAAGCGCCGATTTCTTTGATCTTTCAAATCACTTTTAACTGCCAGGCTGACTGTATATATTGTTACGCTTGTCGAAGAAAAGTTCCTGGCAACTACCAATTGGCAACTAGTCGGATTCTGGAATTAATCGATGAGATGGGAAGACTTGGCACTAACCAAGTTAATTTTTGCGGCGGTGATCCCTTCTGTCATCCAGACGTAATTGAAATTATTGCGCATGCTTTAAAGCTTGGGATAGTTGTAGATATGTCCACCAAAGCTTTTCTCGACAAACAGATTGTGCGGCGGCTTGAAGAAGTAGGACTTGATTATCTTCAAGTAAGCGTTGATGCCGCAAATTCATCGACCGGGGATTTAATCTTAGGACGATCTGGACAACATGCTCGGATTATTAAAACCCTTGAGAATTTACGAGACACACAGATATTTACTCGTACCAATAGTATTATAACTCAACACAACTTTGATCAATTGGAAGATATAATCATTACACTCCGTGACCTCGGGATTTGTGAAATGAAATTTTCACCTGCTTTTCGATCAATGAACAAAGACAACAATTCTATACTATTAGGAGAGAACCAACTCCTAGAATTCGATGATAAAATGAACTGGCTGGCAAACAAGTATGGTTCAGATGGAATAACTATTTTCCATAATCGATTACCCGAGCCGACGATGATGAGCGATCAGGAGCGGGCTCATTACTGGCTCAAAGATCGACCCAGTTGTTCTTCTGGCCGCAGTTCACTTATTATCGCACCGGATGGAAAGGTGTCTATTTGTGAGGAAGTACCGCAAAATGGACCTTTTTTAGTTGGTGATTTAACTGACTCGAGTCTTGAATCAGTATGGAACTCTCAAGAGTTAAAGGAACTAGCATATCCTAGAAAAGAAAACTTTAAAAATTCTTCATGCTATGAATGTGATAATTTTGAATTTTGTGTCATGGTAAAAGGGCATTGTTTTAAAGACACATATAAAGCCTATGGTCGCCTGTTTACCACCAATCCATTTTGTCCAAAGGCAGCTCCTCTTACAACCCGTCTCTATTAA
- a CDS encoding DUF1570 domain-containing protein, whose protein sequence is MQYPDDQFVTDEWLQKKAILANDFFAIHRLPAGYNGSLILLQASRIAVSIREWLDLPPPVIPVKILIFSAKEPLGSRFLEQSRTRHQATGYYDPGKQVLVVVGEVDDPRFWTVLNHEISHAVLYSCMPGNIGLPFWFNEGVATLFEGGVENLQPRINNERLEYMRYHIDKKRPLDIQGLILLSGSSLDNSSSTYARAWAVTAYLYFCGLPVSTYVKDFPKKGASEIVRFEKSFLLPHETLDEFSTSCIQWIVSQTQ, encoded by the coding sequence TTGCAATACCCTGATGACCAGTTTGTCACCGATGAGTGGTTGCAAAAGAAAGCGATTCTGGCCAACGATTTTTTTGCTATCCATCGACTACCGGCCGGGTACAATGGTAGCCTGATTCTCCTCCAAGCAAGCAGGATCGCTGTATCCATCCGGGAATGGTTGGATCTTCCCCCCCCTGTCATTCCAGTAAAAATACTGATTTTCTCTGCCAAAGAACCACTGGGCAGCCGTTTTTTGGAACAAAGCCGAACCCGTCATCAGGCAACTGGCTATTATGATCCTGGCAAACAGGTGCTGGTTGTTGTAGGGGAGGTAGATGATCCCCGCTTTTGGACCGTCCTGAACCATGAAATCAGTCATGCCGTGCTTTATAGCTGCATGCCAGGCAATATAGGGCTCCCTTTCTGGTTTAATGAAGGAGTGGCCACGCTTTTTGAGGGAGGTGTAGAGAACCTACAGCCACGAATCAATAATGAACGGCTGGAATATATGCGCTATCACATTGACAAAAAAAGGCCCTTGGATATCCAAGGATTGATCCTCCTGTCCGGGTCTTCTCTGGACAACAGTAGCAGCACCTATGCTCGCGCTTGGGCAGTGACCGCATATCTTTATTTTTGTGGCTTGCCGGTGAGCACCTATGTGAAGGATTTTCCCAAAAAGGGGGCTTCAGAGATTGTGCGTTTTGAAAAATCTTTTTTATTGCCTCATGAAACCCTTGATGAATTTTCGACATCTTGTATCCAATGGATTGTGTCTCAGACACAATAA
- a CDS encoding phosphate/phosphite/phosphonate ABC transporter substrate-binding protein produces MKRFIASLIALFCFLSLTGFKHIESHEQNKVNVLVVALSGVEIAKDEWQPTIDYLQLSLPQYDFRLIPVPPIELDRIRNLVLNQEIDFVITQPAIYVDLELNFGISRILTMVKKGGVAEFGSTLITRADSGIKTIEDLYGKTICGVAKLGFGGWLVGYKEMLTHGFYPYNDAKEVKFLGDQPKEIQAVLDGVVDVAVIRTGMLEKFSESNRIDLDNFRVLAPKHYPDFPMMVSSELYPEWAFAKTRNATNELSKDVAKALLSLESNSPVAQKAGFQEWTLPYDYQQAHELLKELRVGPYKDYGIITVRGFITQHMIQTVIIFILLISIVLMAVKIYKSNIILSKKIEAHKQAEAELERHVKELNKAFDEIKTLQGILPLCSFCKKVRDDKGYWEQVDVYIHKNSDANISHGICPDCMKEHYPEEYEAIESGKNVE; encoded by the coding sequence ATGAAACGTTTTATTGCAAGTTTAATTGCATTATTTTGTTTCCTTTCGCTTACCGGATTTAAACACATTGAGAGCCATGAACAGAACAAGGTAAACGTCCTGGTTGTTGCACTCTCTGGAGTTGAAATAGCCAAGGATGAATGGCAACCAACCATCGATTACCTCCAATTGTCTCTGCCTCAATATGACTTTAGGCTGATTCCTGTTCCGCCTATTGAACTCGACCGTATTAGGAACCTTGTTTTAAACCAGGAAATAGATTTCGTTATTACCCAGCCCGCAATTTATGTGGATCTCGAGTTGAACTTTGGCATATCCCGCATCCTCACAATGGTAAAAAAAGGGGGAGTGGCCGAGTTCGGCTCAACATTAATCACCCGTGCTGATAGTGGGATAAAAACAATAGAAGACTTATATGGCAAAACCATCTGTGGTGTTGCTAAACTTGGCTTTGGCGGTTGGCTGGTCGGCTATAAGGAGATGCTGACTCATGGTTTTTATCCATATAACGATGCCAAAGAAGTAAAATTTCTTGGCGATCAGCCTAAGGAGATACAGGCTGTATTGGATGGGGTTGTAGATGTCGCGGTTATTAGAACTGGTATGTTGGAGAAGTTCTCAGAATCAAATCGGATTGATCTTGATAATTTTCGTGTTTTAGCCCCCAAGCATTATCCTGACTTCCCCATGATGGTAAGCTCAGAGCTTTATCCAGAATGGGCTTTTGCTAAGACCCGTAATGCAACCAATGAGTTAAGTAAGGATGTCGCTAAAGCTCTGCTGTCTCTTGAGAGCAACAGCCCTGTAGCTCAAAAGGCAGGGTTCCAAGAATGGACGCTTCCCTACGATTATCAACAGGCGCATGAGCTTTTAAAAGAATTGCGCGTCGGACCCTATAAGGATTACGGCATAATTACTGTCCGTGGCTTCATCACCCAGCATATGATCCAGACCGTAATCATTTTTATCCTCCTAATTTCAATCGTACTGATGGCAGTAAAAATATATAAGTCAAACATCATACTGTCTAAAAAAATTGAAGCACATAAACAAGCAGAAGCAGAACTAGAAAGACATGTTAAAGAACTCAATAAGGCTTTTGATGAAATTAAAACCTTACAAGGGATTCTGCCTCTTTGTTCATTTTGTAAAAAAGTTCGTGACGACAAAGGATACTGGGAACAAGTGGATGTTTATATTCACAAAAATTCTGACGCAAATATCAGTCACGGCATATGCCCTGATTGTATGAAAGAGCATTACCCTGAAGAATATGAAGCAATTGAATCAGGTAAAAATGTGGAATAG
- a CDS encoding DJ-1/PfpI family protein, which produces MKKRLGVYICDNAEVIDWAGPTGVFAVAKRMDPELETFIIADTMAPVMATAGLRVIPKYGLNDNPSMDAFLVPGGIGLRSEIHNKRLINFVKALPEETMLVSVCTGSWVYGVAGLLDGVQATNRKSQDPSELIAPIDRLAQIAPKCIIDRHRVVDTGRIVTGGGITSGIEVGFHLLKRFGYDSNFVKKVAHIMEYEKQLELMQTDLVEINN; this is translated from the coding sequence ATGAAAAAAAGATTAGGTGTTTATATTTGTGACAATGCAGAAGTCATTGACTGGGCTGGGCCAACAGGAGTCTTTGCGGTAGCCAAAAGAATGGACCCGGAATTGGAAACATTTATCATTGCAGATACTATGGCACCTGTTATGGCAACAGCCGGCCTGCGAGTCATACCAAAATACGGTCTGAACGACAATCCAAGCATGGACGCATTTCTTGTTCCTGGTGGCATTGGTTTACGATCTGAGATTCATAATAAAAGGCTAATCAACTTTGTAAAAGCACTTCCAGAAGAGACTATGCTGGTCAGCGTCTGTACAGGCTCTTGGGTTTATGGTGTTGCCGGCTTGCTTGATGGTGTTCAGGCAACCAACAGAAAGAGCCAAGACCCAAGTGAGCTAATTGCACCAATTGATAGGCTAGCACAGATCGCACCCAAATGTATAATTGATCGGCACAGAGTCGTTGATACTGGTCGCATCGTTACTGGAGGTGGTATTACTTCCGGAATAGAGGTTGGTTTTCATCTCCTCAAGCGTTTTGGGTATGATTCTAATTTTGTCAAAAAGGTAGCTCACATAATGGAGTATGAAAAACAACTGGAGCTAATGCAAACAGACCTCGTTGAAATCAACAATTAG
- a CDS encoding rhodanese-like domain-containing protein has product MNQIEFYEAKLNYETDSWDLFEALENNQDIIVVDARSKQAFEVEHIPSSVNFPHSTTSELTTSNLDKTKTYVTYCDGIGCNASTKGALKFSKLGFKVKELLGGLDWWKRDGYATEGKKSTPGKIPSHP; this is encoded by the coding sequence ATGAATCAAATTGAGTTTTACGAGGCAAAATTAAACTATGAAACAGACTCGTGGGATCTGTTTGAGGCTTTGGAAAATAATCAAGATATCATTGTTGTAGATGCTCGGTCAAAACAAGCTTTTGAAGTTGAGCATATTCCTTCATCAGTGAATTTTCCTCATAGCACTACGTCCGAACTAACAACAAGTAATCTTGACAAAACGAAAACATATGTAACTTACTGCGATGGCATTGGTTGCAATGCCTCAACAAAAGGTGCGCTTAAATTCTCAAAACTTGGATTTAAGGTTAAAGAATTGCTTGGTGGCCTCGATTGGTGGAAACGAGATGGCTATGCAACAGAAGGTAAGAAAAGCACACCTGGAAAAATACCATCACACCCTTAA
- a CDS encoding YwbE family protein — translation MNGVNRKDVNVGCRVLIVLKQDQRSGKLTEGIVKEILTKSPTHPYGIKVRLESGAVGRVKNIQSTSK, via the coding sequence ATGAATGGTGTTAATCGAAAAGATGTTAACGTTGGGTGCCGAGTCTTAATTGTTTTAAAACAGGATCAGCGTTCTGGAAAACTCACAGAGGGGATTGTAAAAGAAATCCTGACAAAATCCCCAACCCATCCATATGGCATTAAAGTGCGCTTGGAAAGCGGTGCTGTTGGACGAGTTAAAAATATTCAAAGTACCTCTAAGTGA
- a CDS encoding DUF6178 family protein, with protein MADNNIVELTPFRADLTRAMARRGERLLASTDLAEQVAALEPLEAYYIVRDVGFDQALPILLQLNQKQLETCVDLDCWNRHDFAVTSLDEWLTAFSLAGPEILAETFFSLDYVVQLLFMAKTVTVYDPDTDEVPQMVMEGNTSRAMTPDGFYLLESKEDVNLKIHPFTLLDALYQYDLTAAHQLLSEVRVDLSIQIEEEALHFRSGRMQDIGFVPPDEAVLLFTRPDIRKSSPRPQKPIGGPVSHVPSVYAKSLIETTLLQQALSLITSQEELSRLEQEIVWTINSAIVAYGEKTQDTKQISDIAERVRDTISLGLESLLAKDAFENQVDNVTAVAKASDLLGSCYISDLFRHGFAATQDLQQEIRLALRDSVFRAWYDLAESEQSDDPEDRLERAFVSALLGRHPLRGGFDLAKVEDVKAFACLAEIDAAHVRLQLLVANICGLS; from the coding sequence ATGGCCGACAATAACATTGTAGAATTAACCCCATTCCGTGCAGATCTTACCCGTGCAATGGCGCGTCGTGGTGAACGACTTTTAGCGTCCACCGACTTGGCAGAGCAGGTTGCAGCTCTGGAACCCTTGGAAGCCTACTACATTGTCAGGGATGTCGGCTTTGATCAGGCCCTTCCTATTCTTCTTCAGCTCAATCAAAAACAATTGGAGACTTGTGTCGATCTTGATTGCTGGAACCGTCACGACTTCGCTGTCACCAGTCTTGATGAATGGCTGACTGCTTTTTCACTTGCTGGTCCAGAAATTCTGGCGGAGACGTTCTTCTCACTGGACTATGTGGTTCAGCTTCTTTTTATGGCTAAAACCGTAACGGTGTACGACCCTGATACCGATGAGGTTCCGCAAATGGTCATGGAGGGAAACACGTCTCGGGCCATGACTCCGGATGGTTTTTATCTCTTGGAGTCCAAGGAAGACGTTAACCTCAAAATACATCCTTTTACTCTGTTGGACGCCTTGTACCAATACGACTTGACGGCTGCTCATCAACTCCTTAGCGAGGTTCGCGTGGATCTGTCAATTCAGATTGAAGAAGAAGCCTTACATTTCCGTAGTGGTCGTATGCAGGATATTGGTTTTGTGCCTCCCGACGAAGCTGTCCTTCTTTTTACTCGGCCGGATATTCGCAAATCATCACCTCGACCTCAAAAGCCAATTGGTGGTCCAGTTAGTCACGTACCATCCGTCTATGCAAAATCCTTGATCGAGACCACCCTGTTACAACAGGCTTTGTCCCTGATAACAAGCCAGGAAGAGCTGTCACGTCTGGAGCAGGAGATTGTCTGGACTATAAACAGTGCAATTGTTGCCTATGGGGAAAAGACGCAGGATACGAAACAGATTTCCGACATTGCAGAACGGGTGCGGGACACAATTTCTCTAGGTTTGGAATCATTGTTGGCTAAAGATGCATTTGAGAACCAAGTGGACAATGTAACAGCTGTCGCCAAAGCATCCGACTTGTTGGGCAGTTGCTATATAAGTGACCTGTTTCGGCACGGTTTTGCTGCCACACAAGACCTCCAGCAGGAGATACGACTGGCTCTTCGTGATTCTGTATTTCGCGCCTGGTATGATCTTGCCGAGAGCGAGCAGTCCGATGATCCTGAGGATCGTCTGGAGCGTGCCTTTGTGTCTGCGTTACTGGGGCGTCATCCCTTGCGCGGTGGTTTTGATCTGGCTAAGGTTGAGGATGTTAAGGCTTTTGCCTGTCTGGCTGAGATCGATGCAGCTCACGTCCGTTTGCAACTGTTGGTCGCCAATATCTGTGGTTTGTCCTGA